One stretch of Eupeodes corollae chromosome 2, idEupCoro1.1, whole genome shotgun sequence DNA includes these proteins:
- the LOC129945420 gene encoding antigen 5 like allergen Cul n 1-like has protein sequence MFAAKLLYLQIASIAGSGIAFASISQNNTDELYCKPHLCRSYNGTGYVVRGHIGCHNNGSLSLACGNAQMVDMNQRRINLILDLHNAARNRIAIGMLPGYKPASAMHVVKWDKELEYLASLNVRTCRFEHDSCRNTDRFSFSGQNIGYLWQTIPIRAISRRIKLIVGKWFFEYPDAGQEFIEAYTSHPEGKIIGHFTQMVSDRVKRVGCAAIRYTSTETNFEYKFLMTCNYDFSNLNQGRVYASGTPASNCPRRKSGRYEGLCDWDEDYLDSSEESNEIFFNSLDIPSLL, from the exons atgtttgccGCCAAACTGCTTTATCTTCAAATCGCTTCAATAGCTGGCAGCGGCATTGCTTTTGCTAGCATCTCCCAAAACAATACCGATGAACTATACTGCAAACCACATTTGTGTCGGTCCTATAATGGAACAGGTTATGTCGTTCGCGGTCATATTGGTTGTCATAATAATGGCTCTCTGAGTCTAGCGTGTGGTAATGCTCAAATGGTCGATATGAATCAGAGGCGAATCAATTTAATCCTTGACCTGCATAACGCAGCGCGAAATCGAATAGCGATTGGCATGTTGCCGGGTTATAAACCGGCATCGGCAATGCACGTTGTTAAATGGGATAAAGAACTGGAGTATTTGGCTAGTTTAAATGTTCGAACTTGTCGTTTTGAACATGATAGTTGTCGAAATACAGATCGGTTTTCATTCAGTGGACAGAATATCGGTTATTTGTGGCAAACAATTCCAATTCGTGCGATTTCAAGGcgtattaaattaattgttggTAAATGGTTCTTTGAGTATCCCGATGCAGGACAAGAGTTTATTGAGGCGTATACAAGTCATCCAGAGGG AAAAATCATTGGACATTTCACACAAATGGTATCGGATCGTGTTAAACGAGTTGGATGTGCAGCAATTCGTTATACATCAACTGAAACAAATttcgaatataaatttttaatgacatGTAACTatgatttttcgaatttaaatcaAGGACGTGTCTATGCATCCGGAACACCAGCATCGAATTGTCCTCGACGAAAAAGTGGACGATATGAAGGACTTTGTGATTGGGATGAAGATTATCTAGATAGCAGCGAGGAAAGtaatgaaatcttttttaattctttagatATTCCCTCGTTATTgtga
- the LOC129946051 gene encoding glycine-rich selenoprotein-like, which yields MVYISKDGQVLDYKPWTVDRFLGMFTGFFVFIGTFFRTLLKPLLDPQNSGSGGRDSRGSSWGSGGGGGGGGGGGGGGGGGGRFRPKYDGLRPNRKIGRIVHTQSTCPGGGCGR from the exons atggTCTATATATCTAAGG atgGACAAGTCCTTGACTATAAACCATGGACAGTCGATAGATTTCTTGGAATGTTTACGggcttctttgtttttattgggACCTTTTTCCGTACGTTGTTAAAACCTTTACTTGATCCGCAAAACAGTGGAAGTGGTGGACGCGATAGTCGTGGGAGTAGTTGGGGAAGTGGTGGAGGTGgaggcggcggcggcggtggaggaggtggtggtggcggtggcGGTCGGTTCCGTCCCAAGTACGATGGCTTACGTCCTAATCGAAAAATTGGACGCATAGTCCATACACAATCCACCTGTCCAGGTGGAGGCTGCGGACGTTGA